One region of Esox lucius isolate fEsoLuc1 chromosome 17, fEsoLuc1.pri, whole genome shotgun sequence genomic DNA includes:
- the cebpa gene encoding CCAAT/enhancer-binding protein alpha encodes MEQPNLYEVASRPSMTSLAQSQQSAYCYKDPSVPGSGATDLGEICENENSIDISAYIDPAAFNDEFLADLFHNSSKQDKLKLANSEYDSYPHGVSSGPGAHQHHQHHPHQPQGYGCMPGYMDSSKLEPIFDNQSARIRPVAIKQEPREEEEDMTHNMPPTYHQHHPQHLSHLQYQIAHCAQTTMHLQPGHPTPPPTPVPSPHHREGSLSSVGSMKMMGRDDRDRGKSKKHVDKNSTEYRLRRERNNVAVRKSRDKAKMRNVETQQKVIELASDNERLRKRVEHLTRELDTLRGIFRQLPDGSFKAMSTCQ; translated from the coding sequence ATGGAGCAACCCAACCTCTACGAGGTCGCCTCTCGACCCTCAATGACCAGCCTTGCCCAGAGTCAGCAAAGCGCCTATTGCTACAAAGACCCCTCCGTTCCCGGATCTGGAGCAACAGACCTGGGGGAGATCTGTGAGAACGAAAACTCTATTGACATCAGCGCCTACATAGACCCTGCAGCCTTCAACGACGAGTTCCTGGCTGACCTTTTCCACAACAGCTCCAAGCAAGACAAGCTCAAGCTGGCGAACAGTGAGTACGACTCATATCCCCACGGGGTGAGCTCAGGCCCTGGGGCGCACCagcaccaccagcaccacccgCACCAGCCGCAGGGCTATGGCTGTATGCCTGGCTACATGGACTCTTCTAAACTCGAACCCATTTTCGACAATCAGTCCGCGAGAATCAGACCTGTTGCAATAAAGCAAGAGCCccgagaagaggaggaggacatgACCCATAACATGCCCCCTACCTACCACCAGCACCACCCTCAGCACCTATCTCATCTCCAGTACCAGATTGCGCACTGCGCGCAGACCACCATGCATCTTCAACCGGGACACCCGACGCCTCCACCAACACCCGTCCCGAGCCCGCACCACCGGGAAGGGAGCCTGTCCTCCGTTGGATCTATGAAGATGATGGGGCGAGACGACCGCGACCGGGGGAAATCCAAAAAGCACGTCGACAAGAACAGCACGGAGTACCGTTTGAGGCGTGAGCGGAACAACGTCGCGGTGAGGAAGAGTAGGGACAAGGCGAAAATGCGCAATGTGGAGACGCAGCAGAAAGTGATAGAGCTGGCGTCGGACAACGAGAGACTACGTAAGAGAGTGGAACATCTCACCCGAGAACTGGACACATTAAGGGGTATCTTCAGACAGCTCCCCGATGGATCTTTCAAAGCTATGTCTACCTGCCAGTGA